The DNA sequence GCCGTGGCCGACGGGGGTGGCCCGGGCGAAGCCCGCTCCGCCGGGGCGGCGTTCGGGCTGCCCCGCGACGGGGCGGGGCGGGGCCGAGTTCCACTCCCGCGGGGCGGTCGTCGCAGTGGCCCTTTCGAGCGGCGGCTCCGTCATCGCGGTGAGTTCCATCTCCCAGGGGTCGGGTGAGGAACCCTTGCCGTCCGGGTCGACGCGTTCGACGGCCACGTAGTACGCGCCGGCCTCCTGGCAGAGGGACCTCCTGGGGGAGATCTCCCGCATGGCCCACGCGGCGACCGGATGCGGGCTGCCGGCGGCACCGAAGCTCGCCGTGTCCACGTCGCAGGCGCGGCCCTCGCCGTCCTCCACGGTCACCTTGACGCCGTCGATGACGGAGGCGGTGCGGCCGGCGGGGGGCACGGCGGTGGCGGAGGCGTAGATGTTGGTGGTGGCGTCGAGTTCCAGGCGGTAGTAGACCTTGCCCCGGGCCGGAAGGGTGCTCCGGTAGGTCCGGCCGGGCACCAGTTCCTCGGCGTCCGCGGCGCTCACCGTCCCCTCGACGCTCCCCGCGTCCTCGGCGAAGGCATACGTTCCGGGGACCACGGGCGCCGAACGAAGGGTCCCGGCAGCCTCGCCGGGCCCGGCGGCACCCGCGGCACCGGCAAGGGCGGCGCGGTTCGCTGCTGCCCCGGCGGGCTCACCGGCGGCCTCCCCGGCGAACGCGCCCGGCGGTACGCCCAGCCCCAGCACCGCCACGGACGCGAGCACCACCACGGCCACCCGTGCGGCCCCCGTGACCCCGGTGGTGCCCCCAGCCCTCGCGCGCCACCGCGCCGTACACCGCCGTGCCCTCACGCGCCACCCCTCGTCTTCGCCCGGACGTCGCACCGTCGCTCATCCTGCCCCGCGGACAAGGTCCCCGGGCAAGGTCCCGCACACACAAAACCCCGACCGCGAGGGCGGCCGGGGTCTGTTCAGCGTCGGTTGTCGGTACTCACGAACCCGTGGGCACGGAGTCAGTCGCCTCCGTCCACAGATCCTGCTCGGCGCGATCCGCCTGGATCTGGCGGTACACGAGGAGCCCGCCGATGGCGGCCAGTGCGACCAGGAGAAGCTTCTTCACCGCGCGACCTCGTCTTTCCTTGACGTTGGGGACCTCTGCCGCCCGACTATACACACCGGTCGATACCGGTCGGTGACCTGTGTCGGCGCCTCCAACTGCCCTCCGGTACCGCGCAGTAGACGCCGGGTACGGCGATCCGATCGGAGGGTGATCACACCTCCACGGACGGTGACTTTGCACCCTCACCTCCCGCCTTCTCCCCTTTTCCACCCTCTTGCGGCCATTCGAGTGGTGTTCATCTGAACATCCACGCGCCACGGGCGCGGATCCACCACTTCGAGGTCCACATACACATCATGAGGAAAGTACGCAAATCGCCCGACCCGAAAGAGAGGGACCATGGCCCGGAACAAGGTCATGAAGCTGTGGACCGCCGTCGTCACCGCCTTCCTCGCGCTGTGCACGGCGCTCGGACTCATCACCACGGCCGCCACCACCGCCTCCGCCGCCGTACCGCAGACCGAGCCGGCCCGCAACAGCGAGAGCCGCCCGAGCGTGGCGGAACAGGCCCCTCTCCTCTGGGCCCTCCTCAGTGCCCTGCCTCCCACGATGAAACAGCGCATCCACGCCGAGGCCCACGGCACGTCCCCCAGCTGCCGGCACCGACTGCTCCCGGATCCGGCGCCCGAACCGGGCACCGAGAACTGCTCCGACAGCGCCACGACCCCGACGGAGTCCCAGCCCGCCGACGCCCCGCAGCGGAATTGACCAGAGGCCGAAGCCCCCGCCTCGTGCCGTACCGGCTCCCTTGAGTCCTGGCGAACTTGCGTACAGCCCCACGCGGCACGCGCAGGCCCGGCCCGCTCGCACCAGAGCGGCCGGGCCTTCCCTATGCCCGAAACCTGCTCGGCGCGGCAGGTTCCCTTCCCTGTGGCGCCCATCCCTCGTCACTCTCTCCCAGGCGCCCGCCCGGTCCGGGCCCTCGTGGCTGCTGTAGTTTTCCGCTGCGGGGCGATCGAGTGGCCGGGAGAGACATGGCAGCGCTGGGGTTCTTCTTCGTCTCCCTGCCGTGCCTCGCCATCGTCGGCTTCACCTGCTTCGCGGCGTTCAGGGCCCAAAAGCACAAGGTCTTCAAGGTGCTGGCCCATCTGTGCCTGGCTTTCGGCCTCGTCTGCGCCCTGGTCCCCGTCGGGCTCGTGATCTGGCTGTCGTCCTACCTGTAGACGAACCCGTGGACGACAAGGCGCGCGTCCAGGCACCGGAACAACCGCCACGAAACGGCGAAGACCCCCAGCCGAATCCGGCTGGGGGTCTTTTCGCTGGTGGGGCTAACAGGATTTGAACCTGTGGCCTCATCCTTATCAGGGATGCGCTCTAACCAACTGAGCTATAGCCCCGCCGCGCTCTGCGGTGTGTGTCCCGCGCGCTGACTCCTGAAGATTAGCGCACGACGGCGGGAGTCCCAAAATCGGTTGTCGGGAGCCCGTCAGGACGGGCCCCGCAAGGCCGGTGAGCAGCTCACTCGTCCTCGGCCAGCGTCAGCTCCACACCGCCCACGAAGCCGGCGGAGAGGTTGTAGATGAACGCGCCGAGCGTCGCCAGGGCCGTCGCCAGGACGACGTCGATGACCGCGATGATCGTCGTGAACATCAGGACGTTGGGCAGCGACAGGAACGACTGGAGGTCGAAGCCGTTCGACTCGTTGGAGCCGGTCGCCTCGGCGATCGTGCCGCCGACCGTCGAGAACACGCCCATGGCGTCCATGACCATCCACAGCACCGCCGAGGCGACGATGGTGCAGATGCCGAGCGCGATGGAGAGCAGGAAGCTGACCTTCATCACCGACCACGGGTCGGCCTTCGACACCCGCAGACGTGCCTTGCGCACGCGCGGAGTGGTGCGCGCCCCGGTCCGCGGGCGGCGCACCGCGCCGGTCTGGCCGGCCGCCGCGCCGTCCTCCGCCGAGTAGGCCTGCGGCGGGTGGTACGGGCCCGCCTGCTGCTGCGACTGCCGCTCTCCCGGCAGCGGTGAGGCCGACTGAGCGGCGGCGCCCTTCCTCGACGCTGCCTGCTGCGGGCCTCGGGTGTCCGTCACGGTTCCCCCCTGGGATCCCTGCCTGTCGGACGAGGTCACGTCCTTGGCGGGCGACTTGATCGCCTTGAGATTGGTCGTGTGCGGATCTGTCGCCCGCGCGGCGGAGCCACGGCCACCGCCGTCCGTTCCCGTGTTGGTTCCGGCCGGTCCGGCGCCCGTGGCTCCGCTCACGCTGACTCACTCCTCGTGCTACTCGGCCGAGGGCGCCTCACCCTCGTCCGTGCCGGTGGTCGCGGCCCCGTCCGCGGTCTCGTCCACGGCCACGTCGCCGTCGACTTCCTCCGCCTCGCGTCCCGCCTCGGCATTACGGGCGATGCCGACCACGGCATCGCGCTTGCCCAGATTGATCAGTTGAACGCCCATGGTGTCACGGCCGGTTTCCCTGATCTCGTTGACTCGCGTACGAATCACTCCGCCCGACAGCGTGATGGCGAGGATCTCGTCGGTTTCCTCGACCACCAGCGCGCCGACGAGGGATCCGCGGTCCTCGACGATCTTGGCGGCCTTGATGCCGAGGCCGCCGCGGCCCTGGACGCGGTACTCGTCGACAGCGGTCCGCTTCGCGTACCCGCCGTCTGTGGCAGTGAACACGAACGTACCGGGTCGAACAACATTCATCGAGAGCAGCTCGTCCCCCTCGCGGAAACTCATGCCCTTGACACCCGAGGTCGCACGGCCCATGGGACGCAGCGTGTCGTCCGTGGCGGTGAACCGGATCGACTGCGCCTTCCTGCTGATCAGCAGCAGGTCGTCGTCGGACGAGACGAGCTCGGCTCCGATCAGTTCGTCGTCGGACCCGTCCTCCTGCTCGCGCAGGTTGATCGCGATCACGCCGCCCGAGCGCGGGGAGTCGTAGTCCTTCAGCGGCGTCTTCTTCACCAATCCGCCCTTGGTCGCCAGGACCAGGTGCGGGGCCGCCTCGTAGTC is a window from the Streptomyces capillispiralis genome containing:
- a CDS encoding DLW-39 family protein; this encodes MKKLLLVALAAIGGLLVYRQIQADRAEQDLWTEATDSVPTGS
- a CDS encoding DUF6344 domain-containing protein, with the translated sequence MARNKVMKLWTAVVTAFLALCTALGLITTAATTASAAVPQTEPARNSESRPSVAEQAPLLWALLSALPPTMKQRIHAEAHGTSPSCRHRLLPDPAPEPGTENCSDSATTPTESQPADAPQRN
- a CDS encoding DUF3566 domain-containing protein, whose protein sequence is MSGATGAGPAGTNTGTDGGGRGSAARATDPHTTNLKAIKSPAKDVTSSDRQGSQGGTVTDTRGPQQAASRKGAAAQSASPLPGERQSQQQAGPYHPPQAYSAEDGAAAGQTGAVRRPRTGARTTPRVRKARLRVSKADPWSVMKVSFLLSIALGICTIVASAVLWMVMDAMGVFSTVGGTIAEATGSNESNGFDLQSFLSLPNVLMFTTIIAVIDVVLATALATLGAFIYNLSAGFVGGVELTLAEDE